In Pedobacter heparinus DSM 2366, the following are encoded in one genomic region:
- a CDS encoding DEAD/DEAH box helicase, with product MMVNKVLERLKIDRLNQMQLETLAASKKGQDVLLLAPTGSGKTLGFLLPLLNNLDPAIVGVQALVLVPSRELALQIEMVFRQMGTGFKVNCCYGGHPVKTERNNFEQPPAVLIGTPGRIAYHLRHENFDESGITTLVLDEFDKALEFGFQEDMSYIIRKLLSLKQRLLTSATSMEEIPGFTGIDQPVEVNFLKDVAAAPDLELKKVNTTAADKLDTLLRLICKIGDKRTLIFCNHRETVDRISDLLIDQDLAHDIFHGGMEQDERERALLKFRNGSIKILITTDLASRGLDIPEVECIIHYQLPYTEDAFLHRNGRTARMNAKGTAYLVIAEDEKYPFLKTDIKTEELKGNFQLPKDSEWQTLYIAAGKKDKVNKIDIVGLLLKKGGLQKDEVGLIEVKDQVSYVAVKRSLVNPVLRALANEKIKNKKVKIEIAM from the coding sequence ATGATGGTAAACAAGGTACTGGAACGGTTAAAGATTGACAGGCTGAATCAAATGCAGCTGGAAACCCTGGCTGCAAGTAAAAAAGGGCAAGATGTACTGTTGCTTGCGCCTACAGGATCTGGTAAAACCCTAGGCTTTTTACTGCCCTTGTTAAATAATTTAGACCCAGCTATAGTAGGTGTACAGGCTTTAGTGCTTGTGCCTTCCCGTGAACTGGCTTTGCAGATAGAAATGGTATTCAGGCAAATGGGTACAGGCTTTAAAGTAAACTGCTGCTATGGTGGCCATCCTGTTAAAACAGAGCGGAACAATTTTGAACAGCCCCCTGCCGTACTTATTGGTACACCTGGAAGGATTGCCTATCATCTCCGTCACGAGAATTTTGACGAATCCGGAATTACAACACTGGTTTTGGATGAATTTGATAAGGCCCTGGAGTTTGGCTTTCAGGAGGACATGTCCTATATCATACGGAAATTACTTTCCTTAAAACAACGTTTATTGACCTCGGCAACTTCGATGGAGGAAATACCAGGTTTTACCGGGATTGATCAGCCTGTTGAGGTCAATTTTTTAAAGGATGTTGCAGCAGCACCCGATCTGGAGCTGAAAAAGGTAAATACTACAGCTGCCGATAAACTGGATACCCTGTTAAGGCTGATCTGTAAGATCGGTGATAAAAGAACATTGATCTTTTGTAACCACAGAGAAACGGTAGACCGGATCAGCGACCTGCTGATCGATCAGGATCTGGCACACGATATTTTTCATGGTGGTATGGAGCAGGATGAGCGGGAACGTGCATTACTGAAATTCAGGAATGGGAGCATTAAAATCCTGATCACTACAGATCTGGCTTCACGGGGGTTAGATATTCCCGAAGTAGAATGTATCATCCATTACCAGCTGCCTTATACAGAGGATGCATTTTTGCACCGTAATGGGCGTACAGCCCGTATGAATGCAAAGGGAACGGCTTACCTGGTCATAGCAGAGGACGAAAAATATCCTTTTCTGAAAACTGACATCAAAACAGAGGAACTCAAAGGTAATTTTCAGCTTCCTAAAGACAGTGAGTGGCAAACCCTTTATATTGCTGCAGGCAAAAAAGATAAGGTGAACAAGATAGATATTGTTGGCCTGTTGCTAAAAAAAGGGGGGCTGCAGAAGGACGAGGTGGGTTTGATAGAGGTGAAAGACCAGGTATCTTATGTTGCTGTAAAACGCAGTCTGGTTAACCCTGTGTTAAGGGCGCTGGCAAACGAAAAAATAAAGAATAAAAAGGTAAAGATTGAAATAGCAATGTAA
- a CDS encoding DUF1456 family protein: MSNNDIFKKLRVALALTNDDIIKIMELVNFKVGKSELGDIFRNNDHPNFKPCGDQILRNFLNGLVIYKRGPRPPKQEQEKTKA; encoded by the coding sequence ATGAGTAATAACGATATTTTTAAAAAGCTGCGCGTGGCGCTGGCGCTTACCAACGATGACATCATTAAAATAATGGAGCTGGTAAATTTTAAGGTAGGTAAAAGTGAGCTGGGGGATATTTTCAGGAACAATGACCATCCTAATTTTAAACCTTGCGGGGATCAGATCCTTCGTAATTTTTTAAATGGCCTTGTGATCTATAAACGAGGACCGAGGCCACCCAAGCAGGAGCAGGAGAAAACGAAAGCTTAA
- a CDS encoding PAS domain S-box protein, whose amino-acid sequence MKTRTQPLLANHIRIKKKIVLLYLLIGFTLLFVASVLINVFDSKHPETDFRFLHHYKYILFILITAVALYILLGIHYKDLSTIEDNYYKLFEGSPGAVYVMEKSGFRFLAVNDVMVRKYGYSREELLKMSALDIRPEVERKKLKDYLYSAHDEGHDTGIWLHQKKNGDLFYVLISHHSVKFQAQEAYAVIAIDIDQNIRNEKRLREIAWTNSHEIRKPVSNILGLAELIKTCDPMEPLDPRLVDLLSVSASELDIIVKKINLHAKELDRKF is encoded by the coding sequence ATGAAAACCCGCACTCAACCTCTTTTAGCTAATCATATCCGTATTAAAAAAAAGATTGTCCTGCTCTACCTGCTGATTGGTTTTACCTTACTGTTTGTAGCAAGCGTATTGATCAATGTTTTCGACAGCAAGCATCCGGAAACAGATTTTCGCTTTCTGCACCATTATAAGTATATCTTGTTCATCCTGATTACTGCAGTGGCATTATATATATTACTTGGCATACATTATAAAGATCTCTCAACCATTGAAGACAATTATTATAAATTATTTGAAGGCTCACCGGGCGCTGTATATGTTATGGAGAAATCCGGATTCAGGTTTTTGGCTGTAAACGACGTGATGGTGAGAAAATATGGATACAGCCGTGAAGAGCTGCTCAAAATGTCGGCCCTGGATATACGGCCCGAAGTGGAGCGTAAAAAGTTAAAAGACTATTTGTATTCAGCCCATGATGAAGGACATGACACGGGCATCTGGTTACATCAGAAAAAAAATGGGGACTTATTTTATGTACTCATCTCCCACCACTCTGTGAAATTCCAGGCTCAAGAGGCCTACGCGGTTATTGCCATAGATATTGACCAGAACATCAGGAATGAAAAAAGGTTACGTGAAATAGCCTGGACCAATTCTCACGAGATCAGAAAGCCTGTCAGCAATATTTTGGGATTGGCGGAACTGATAAAAACATGCGACCCTATGGAGCCTTTGGACCCCAGACTGGTAGACCTGCTGAGTGTTTCGGCCAGCGAACTGGATATTATAGTAAAAAAGATCAATCTGCACGCCAAGGAACTCGACAGAAAATTTTAA